The proteins below come from a single Lineus longissimus chromosome 5, tnLinLong1.2, whole genome shotgun sequence genomic window:
- the LOC135487503 gene encoding transcription factor E2F8-like: MSFLPLDFTLANLNDGSDCDMDVLDSMENDLPIFSQESDPEDFMSSHEEISQSPFLTDESMDLCDGGISIPDCPLQAIDPSPNRSPFVNPAYSNKDNIDVLMSPITPTKPSDLAIDPLTPTANLKVLISAASPEIRNRDNKKKELFLQEAFETASTFTETEEWQENNPYKVEVELGGTKCDPPTSRKEKSLGLLCLKFLDLFPEYPSPSGDNIELSLDEVAKDLGVERRRIYDIVNVLESVELVSRIAKNKYAWHGKRKLPHTLARLKALGEAEGYADKIKGIKDFEFANDMNDFDKIEKKLLQTRTNRKPLSSLDNLGNAQSCDDPNTQSCMALLAAKAMLRKDKSLGIMSQKFLMLFLVSQPRVVNLDLAAKILIGDPNIDKTENSKFKTKIRRLYDIANILTSLNLIQKVHVNDLRGRKPAFKYIGPTMEDVQETTACSAGGPHRQSTKHSMLDGVQNRNGDSKDDTRATTEVVLKTEKRVGALKQEARQSNGKKCFSRHGSFDLICQAAEEERTKLYSSLPPSPVPSQSEDNPQEHPTNQAPPVQVVHTIMPPASEKKPTTFLVIRSDQVKQANTMKKSGQDLILKIANPSGATAKQPTVVSLTKDQINAVLNSLNVNTPCSSTGSRYVDASTQFSPQPTTLMPALSQPIQTATVGAVPTHVESVKRTLAVEYQDDSPLELCTKKARVETPVTENVVIEAVTSPTVLVRIPDVEISCSGDNVLVGKSFLKEEVSNPHSEEEMPITVSPVTVSPDLDVVSDAVPEAPVSVSNEDVAVHRAILRISPEFTDSSNSQDAEVARINMPVLERAKLISKGRPSPLRVLHLEPEFCASPSMPQLPRLPSNSPSPQLPHRVTEKDLDLASPLRVPPKIKEESPAVNESYNFPVISEETQAEIEGPKVTIPAIPRSFYNDIVMPQPLSPSNFSMSPREGQSNSVFSFGSSAVNTPDFEMQKLAQSSRPSPAIMEERSTLVAPGLAQVPPMFPFITMTPKTILPSTIQHQYSTPIQNLALANSMKMTFHSNITNAMTPTQSIGTPLAFTPITSIATPGTFFRSTPGAMFPMHMKVTPSEMLSDGISATLVPGGGYMLPFKKEFIPVRKLSMPPKDNSMS; the protein is encoded by the exons ATGTCCTTCCTGCCTCTTGACTTCACATTGGCCAATCTCAATGACGGTTCCGACTGTGATATGGATGTCCTCGACTCAATGGAGAATGACTTGCCCATCTTCAGCCAGGAAAGTGACCCAGAGGACTTCATGTCATCACATGAGGAAATCAGCCAATCTCCCTTCCTTACTGATGAATCAATGGACCTCTGTGATGGAGGAATCTCAATTCCAGATTGTCCGTTACAAGCTATTGACCCTTCGCCAAATAGGAGTCCATTCGTCAATCCAGCCTACTCAAACAAGGACAATATTGATGTTCTGATGTCCCCAATCACACCTACAAAGCCATCAGACCTCGCCATTGATCCCTTGACACCCACCGCTAATTTAAAAGTCCTAATAAGTGCAGCAAGTCCGGAGATCAGAAACAGGGACAACAAAAAGAAAGAACTTTTCCTACAAGAAGCTTTCGAGACTGCATCCACTTTCACAGAGACAGAGGAATGGCAGGAGAATAACCCATACAAAGTCGAGGTTGAACTTGGGGGAacaaaatgtgacccaccaACCAGCAGAAAGGAAAAATCTCTTGGCTTGCTGTGTTTGAA gtttttggacttgTTCCCAGAGTATCCAAGCCCAAGTGGTGACAATATAGAGCTGAGTCTAGATGAAGTTGCAAAAGATCTTG GTGTTGAAAGAAGGAGAATCTATGATATTGTCAATGTGTTGGAAAGTGTGGAACTTGTCAGTCGTATTGCCAAGAACAAGTACGCCTGGCATGGGAAACGAAAGTTGCCTCACACTCTTGCCAGACTGAAG GCCCTAGGTGAAGCGGAGGGTTATGCCGATAAAATCAAGGGAATAAAGGATTTCGAATTTgccaatgacatgaatgattttgataaaattgaaaagaaattgttGCAAACCAGGACAAATAGAAAGCCGCTCTCGTCTTTGGACAACTTGGGCAATGCTCAGTCTTGTGATGACCCCAACACACAGTCTTGTATGGCACTTTTGGCTGCGAAAG CCATGTTGAGGAAAGACAAGTCTCTGGGAATAATGAGCCAGAAGTTTCTGATGCTGTTCTTAGTCTCGCAGCCAAGAGTTGTCAATCTGGACCTTGCTGCTAAGATCTTGATAGGTGATCCAAACATCGACAAGACAGAGAATTCAAAATTCAAGA CCAAAATCCGAAGACTATATGACATTGCCAACATCCTGACAAGCCTCAACTTAATTCAGAAAGTACATGTGAATGATCTGCGAGGGAGGAAGCCTGCTTTTAAATACATTGGACCGACTATGGAGGATGTGCAAGAAACTACAG CTTGCTCCGCTGGTGGCCCTCACAGACAGAGCACGAAACATTCCATGTTGGATGGTGTCCAAAATCGAAATGGTGATTCAAAGGATGACACTAGGGCTACCACTGAAGTGGTGTTGAAGACAG AAAAACGAGTTGGTGCCCTAAAGCAAGAAGCGAGACAATCAAATGGCAAGAAATGCTTCAGTCGTCATGGCTCCTTTGATCTCATCTGTCAAGCTGCAGAGGAGGAGAGGACCAAACTGTATTCCTCTCTGCCACCCAGTCCTGTACCATCACAGTCAG AAGACAATCCACAGGAGCATCCTACCAATCAAGCTCCCCCAGTACAAGTAGTTCACACGATAATGCCTCCCGCTTCCGAGAAGAAACCAACAACATTCCTCGTCATCAGGTCCGACCAAGTGAAGCAAGCAAACACCATGAAAAAGTCAGGACAGGATCTGATTTTGAAGATAGCCAATCCTTCAGGTGCTACTGCTAAACAACCTACTGTGGTGTCACTCACTAAAGATCAAATCAATGCTGTGCTAAACTCTTTGAATGTTAACACACCCTGCAGTAGTACTGGATCGAGATATGTTGATGCTTCCACCCAGTTCTCCCCTCAGCCGACGACATTAATGCCCGCATTGAGCCAGCCAATTCAGACTGCTACCGTTGGTGCAGTCCCAACACATGTTGAATCTGTTAAGAGAACCTTGGCGGTTGAGTACCAAGATGATAGTCCACTTGAACTTTGTACAAAGAAAGCGAGAGTAGAAACGCCTGTGACAGAAAATGTTGTCATTGAGGCTGTCACATCTCCGACAGTTTTAGTTCGAATTCCTGATGTCGAGATTTCCTGTTCAGGTGATAATGTTCTGGTGGGAAAATCATTTCTGAAAGAGGAAGTCAGTAATCCTCATTCTGAAGAAGAGATGCCCATCACAGTCTCTCCAGTTACAGTTTCACCTGATCTTGATGTTGTCTCAGATGCAGTTCCGGAAGCCCCTGTATCTGTGTCGAATGAAGATGTTGCAGTCCATAGGGCCATTTTGAGAATATCTCCCGAGTTCACAGACAGCTCCAACTCGCAAGATGCAGAAGTGGCGAGAATCAATATGCCGGTATTAGAACGAGCCAAACTGATTAGCAAAGGTCGTCCATCTCCTTTGCGCGTGCTTCACCTTGAGCCAGAGTTCTGTGCCTCTCCATCCATGCCGCAGCTCCCTCGCTTGCCAAGTAACAGTCCATCACCACAGTTACCACATCGAGTCACTGAAAAAGATCTTGATCTTGCTTCTCCTTTGCGCGTGCCACCAAAGATCAAGGAAGAATCCCCTGCAGTGAACGAATCATACAATTTCCCTGTGATATCCGAAGAGACACAAGCAGAAATAGAAGGACCCAAAGTGACAATCCCAGCCATACCAAGGAGCTTCTACAATGACATTGTTATGCCACAGCCACTGAGTCCATCAAACTTCTCAATGAGCCCAAGGGAAGGTCAAAGCAACTCGGTCTTTAGTTTTGGATCATCTGCTGTGAATACTCCTGACTTCGAGATGCAAAAGCTGGCCCAGTCGAGCAGACCATCGCCTGCCATCATGGAGGAGCGCAGCACCCTCGTTGCACCTGGTTTAGCTCAAGTTCCTCCCATGTTTCCTTTCATCACCATGACCCCTAAGACCATCTTGCCGTCGACAATCCAACACCAGTATTCAACTCCAATACAGAACTTGGCACTGGCTAACTCAATGAAGATGACTTTCCATAGTAACATCACCAATGCAATGACTCCTACCCAGTCCATTGGAACACCCCTTGCTTTCACCCCTATCACATCCATTGCTACTCCTGGTACTTTCTTCCGCAGCACCCCGGGCGCTATGTTCCCTATGCACATGAAGGTGACTCCCTCAGAGATGCTCTCTGATGGTATTTCTGCCACTTTGGTTCCTGGTGGTGGGTACATGTTGCCCTTCAAGAAGGAGTTCATACCGGTCAGAAAGCTTTCCATGCCTCCAAAGGATAACTCTATGTCTTGA